From one Malus sylvestris chromosome 1, drMalSylv7.2, whole genome shotgun sequence genomic stretch:
- the LOC126614163 gene encoding uncharacterized protein LOC126614163, with the protein MFQTILRWAVGSVGLRPDPWRLTATMNYSTSKDTMAKKAKKTGKSKNDHQLPPAMTYRRPTRISLPQGHLLILQAQDVALVHRANLSSGQVLLVLGAAGGVGLAAIQIAKVVGAIVIAVARGAEKVEYLKQLGVDHMVDSSSKNVILSVKDFLKSPKA; encoded by the exons ATGTTCCAGACCATTCTCCGATGGGCAGTCGGGTCGGTTGGCCTAAGACCCGACCCTTGGAGGCTGACGGCGACGATGAACTACTCGACGTCCAAGGATACCATGGCCAAGAAGGCGAAGAAGACGGGAAAATCCAAAAATGACCATCAGCTACCGCCGGCGATGACGTATCGGAGACCGACGCGGATCTCCCTG CCGCAAGGACACTTGCTCATACTTCAAGCTCAAGACGTGGCACTTGTTCATAGGGCCAATTTGTCCTCCGGTCAAGTATTGCTGGTCCTTGGTGCAGCTGGAGGAGTTGGCCTTGCAGCCATACAGATTGCCAAGGTTGTGGGAGCCATTGTTATCGCTGTAGCTAGGGGAGCTGAAAAGGTGGAGTATTTGAAGCAATTGGGGGTTGATCATATGGTGGACTCGAGCAGCAAAAATGTTATCCTAAGTGTGAAGGATTTCTTGAAATCCCCGAAAGCTTAA